In Natronococcus occultus SP4, the following proteins share a genomic window:
- the phnC gene encoding phosphonate ABC transporter ATP-binding protein, translated as MSAIRVENLTKRYGETVALNDVSFEIAEGEFVIVLGISGSGKSTLLRCINGLTAPTEGAVYVQDEPVTSHRQDVSMVFQQHNVIEGMSAYSNALTGALSRADYMESLLRFNDREDKIKALEALETVGLLDEAEQRASRMSGGQQQRVGIARALVQDSDILLADEPVASLDPGSAQTVMGYLRTAAEQRGLTAMISLHQVNLARQFGQRFIGLADGELVFDGYGDELTLDVIDELYGGIDMEEFLSTGNDTAEAQQ; from the coding sequence ATGTCCGCAATCCGGGTTGAAAACCTTACAAAACGGTACGGAGAGACCGTCGCACTGAACGACGTCTCGTTCGAGATCGCCGAGGGGGAGTTCGTGATCGTGCTCGGTATCTCGGGATCGGGGAAATCGACGCTCCTGCGGTGTATCAACGGGCTTACCGCGCCGACGGAGGGTGCGGTGTACGTGCAGGATGAACCGGTCACGTCCCATCGACAGGACGTCTCGATGGTCTTCCAGCAGCACAACGTTATCGAGGGGATGAGCGCGTACTCCAACGCCCTCACCGGGGCGTTGAGTCGGGCCGACTACATGGAGAGTCTCCTCCGGTTCAACGATCGAGAGGACAAGATCAAAGCGCTCGAGGCGCTCGAGACCGTCGGGCTGCTCGACGAGGCCGAACAGCGGGCCAGTCGCATGAGCGGCGGCCAACAACAGCGGGTCGGTATCGCGAGAGCGCTCGTCCAGGATTCGGATATCCTTCTCGCCGACGAACCGGTCGCGAGCCTCGATCCCGGGAGCGCACAGACCGTGATGGGGTATCTCCGTACCGCGGCGGAACAGCGCGGCCTGACCGCGATGATCAGCCTCCACCAGGTTAACCTCGCCCGGCAGTTCGGACAGCGGTTCATCGGACTCGCCGACGGAGAGTTGGTCTTCGACGGCTACGGCGACGAGCTGACGCTTGACGTCATCGACGAACTGTACGGCGGTATCGATATGGAGGAGTTCCTGTCGACCGGCAACGACACGGCGGAGGCACAGCAATGA
- the phnE gene encoding phosphonate ABC transporter, permease protein PhnE, producing MSADTAIEQRLEEIRLTRRVRWIMYALFSVVFVAALYGSIRLMDFSFSYLYQQWPYFTDQVVNYVPDLEFLIEENLPLEAGITLAMGFVGTVFGIPFALALGVLGSGRVTPFPFNFIFRSIMAVSRAIPALVWFFIFIPLSGLGAITSTIAIFVSTIGNLGRLFTDELEEVKEGPIEAMETTGASKSQTVTFGMLSQVKTSFIAWTLYIFEVNVRQAVTLGLLGGGGIGVVIEVQQGMRAYDNMMAGILVVFVLIVVVEMISQRIRSYLRDDEEADGLIALIVGFPQRMAESAVK from the coding sequence ATGAGTGCGGATACGGCGATCGAACAACGGTTAGAGGAGATCCGGCTGACCCGTCGGGTGCGCTGGATCATGTACGCGCTCTTCTCGGTGGTGTTCGTCGCCGCGCTGTACGGCTCGATCCGGCTGATGGATTTCTCGTTTAGCTATCTTTACCAGCAGTGGCCGTACTTCACCGATCAGGTCGTCAACTACGTTCCGGATCTCGAGTTCCTCATCGAGGAGAACCTGCCGCTCGAGGCCGGGATCACGCTCGCGATGGGATTCGTCGGGACCGTCTTTGGCATCCCGTTCGCGCTCGCACTCGGCGTTCTGGGGAGCGGTCGGGTAACTCCTTTCCCGTTTAACTTCATCTTCCGCTCGATCATGGCCGTCTCCCGTGCGATCCCCGCGCTGGTGTGGTTCTTCATCTTCATCCCGCTGAGCGGGCTGGGGGCGATCACCTCGACGATCGCGATCTTCGTCAGCACGATCGGTAACCTCGGTCGTCTCTTTACCGACGAACTCGAGGAGGTCAAGGAAGGCCCCATCGAGGCGATGGAGACCACCGGCGCGTCGAAATCCCAGACGGTCACCTTCGGGATGTTGAGCCAGGTCAAGACCTCCTTTATCGCCTGGACGCTGTACATCTTCGAAGTCAACGTCCGACAGGCCGTCACGCTCGGACTGCTGGGCGGCGGCGGGATCGGCGTCGTCATCGAGGTCCAGCAGGGGATGCGGGCCTACGACAACATGATGGCCGGCATTCTGGTCGTCTTCGTGCTGATCGTCGTCGTCGAGATGATCAGCCAGCGGATCCGTTCGTACCTCCGGGACGACGAGGAGGCCGACGGACTGATCGCGCTCATCGTCGGCTTCCCACAGCGGATGGCGGAATCGGCCGTCAAGTAG